The following coding sequences lie in one Frigoribacterium sp. SL97 genomic window:
- the gltB gene encoding glutamate synthase large subunit — MALTPAHQQFSTVPEASGLYDPRNEKDACGLAMVATLRGTPGHDIVDTALRALRNLEHRGAVGSDAGTGDGAGILCQVPDEFLRHEVDFDLPPAGQYAVGIAYLPLDEQERSELKTGIERIADLEHLDVLGWREVPVRPEELGTLARNAMPAFEQLFVASRHHDADGVPLAGVALDRQAFRLRKRAERKLSAYFTSLGSRTMVYKGMVTTLQLEPFYPDLSDERFASKLAIVHSRYSTNTFPSWPLAQPFRMIAHNGEINTVRGNRNWMRARQSQLENELIGDLKPILPIVSPGASDSASFDEVVELLSLTGRSLPHAVMMMVPEAWENQVDIDPTLRDFYEYHSMLMEAWDGPAAITFTDGTHVGATLDRNGLRPGRYLVTDDGLVVLASEIGVIDVDPAKVVRKGRLRPGKMFLVDTEAGRIIEDDEIKRDLATAAPYGEWLAEGRIHLSELPEREHIVHTPASVTRRQRTFGYTEEEVRILLTPMAKTGAEPLGAMGSDTPIAVLSERPRLLFDYFTQQFAQVTNPPLDSIRESVVTSLKLGLGPERNLLAATPEHARQVILDFPVIDNDELAKIQHIDPSPGSRKTSTIRGLYRADKGPRALEKRIAAMCNEVDDAIEAGAEFIVLSDRDSNADFAPVPSLLMIAAVHHHLIRTENRMKVGLIVEAGDVREVHHVATLIGYGASAVNPYLAMETCENLVRAGMITGLSPEDAVHNLIKALGKGVLKIMSKMGISTVSSYAAAQAFEAVGLSQEFVDTYFTGTSSMLGGVGIDVIAAENKQRHTSAYPSDGSVIAHERLATGGEYQWRREGPRHLFNPDTVFRLQHATRTRRYDIFREYTKLVDDQAEQLMTLRGLFRLKHGVRPAVPLDEVEPIESIVKRFSTGAMSYGSISQEAHETLAIAMNRLGGKSNTGEGGEDVDRLLDPERRSAVKQVASGRFGVTSMYLTHATDIQLKMAQGAKPGEGGQLPPTKVYPWVARTRHATAGVGLISPPPHHDIYSIEDLKQLIFDVKRANPKARVHVKLVSQSGIGAVAAGVTKALADVVLVSGHDGGTGASPLNSLKHAGTPWEIGLAETQQTLMLNGMRERVVVQVDGQMKTGRDVLIAALLGGEEFGFATAPLIVEGCIMMRVCHLDTCPVGVATQNPELRARFSGKPEFVVNFFEFLAQEVREYLAALGFRSLDEAIGRTDVLDVDRAVDHWKASGLDLAPVLVGPTFSDDEPRRNRTSQDHGLDEHFDVQLIERSADVLENGGHVEITLPIRNTERAVGTMLGHEVTLRHGEHGLPDGSIEINLSGSAGQSLGAFLPAGITLRLEGDSNDYVGKGLSGGNVVVRPPRGSAFAAEENVIAGNVIGYGATQGSMFLRGIVGERFLVRNSGASAVAEGVGDHALEYMTGGLAVILGDTGRNLGAGMSGGTAYVHRLKPERVNAEALASGELELHPLGSADVEILTDLLRRHLAETGSPVAEHMLDDLDATVAEFVKVLPRDYAAVLATRQTAVDEGLDPDGDEAWKRILEVTGG, encoded by the coding sequence ATGGCTCTCACGCCAGCACACCAGCAGTTCAGCACGGTCCCCGAGGCCAGCGGCCTCTACGACCCGCGCAACGAAAAGGACGCCTGTGGCCTCGCCATGGTGGCGACCCTCCGTGGAACCCCCGGTCACGACATCGTCGACACCGCCCTGCGGGCCCTCCGGAACCTCGAGCACCGAGGTGCCGTGGGTTCCGACGCCGGCACCGGGGACGGTGCGGGCATCCTCTGCCAGGTGCCCGACGAGTTCCTGCGCCACGAGGTCGACTTCGACCTGCCGCCGGCCGGCCAGTACGCGGTGGGCATCGCCTACCTGCCCCTCGACGAGCAGGAGCGCTCCGAGCTGAAGACGGGCATCGAGCGCATCGCCGACCTCGAGCACCTCGACGTCCTCGGCTGGCGCGAGGTCCCCGTGCGCCCCGAAGAACTCGGCACGTTGGCGCGTAACGCGATGCCCGCCTTCGAGCAGCTCTTCGTCGCCAGCAGGCACCACGACGCCGACGGCGTCCCGCTCGCCGGCGTCGCGCTCGACCGCCAGGCGTTCCGGCTGCGCAAGCGTGCCGAGCGCAAACTCTCGGCCTACTTCACCTCTCTGGGCAGCCGGACCATGGTCTACAAGGGCATGGTCACCACACTTCAGCTCGAGCCGTTCTACCCCGACCTGAGCGACGAGCGCTTCGCCTCGAAACTCGCGATCGTGCACTCGCGCTACTCGACGAACACGTTCCCGTCGTGGCCGCTGGCACAGCCGTTCCGCATGATCGCCCACAACGGCGAGATCAACACGGTCCGGGGCAACCGCAACTGGATGCGTGCCCGGCAGTCCCAGCTCGAGAACGAGCTCATCGGCGACCTGAAGCCCATCCTCCCCATCGTCAGCCCCGGGGCGAGCGACTCGGCGTCGTTCGACGAGGTCGTCGAGTTGCTCAGCCTGACCGGCCGGTCCCTGCCGCACGCGGTCATGATGATGGTCCCCGAGGCGTGGGAGAACCAGGTCGACATCGACCCCACCCTGCGCGACTTCTACGAGTACCACTCGATGCTCATGGAGGCGTGGGACGGCCCCGCGGCCATCACGTTCACCGACGGCACGCACGTCGGCGCCACCCTCGACCGCAACGGCCTGCGGCCGGGCCGCTACCTCGTCACCGACGACGGCCTCGTGGTCCTCGCGAGCGAGATCGGCGTCATCGACGTCGACCCCGCCAAGGTGGTCCGCAAGGGACGGCTCCGCCCCGGCAAGATGTTCCTGGTCGACACCGAGGCCGGCCGCATCATCGAGGACGACGAGATCAAACGCGACCTCGCCACGGCCGCGCCCTACGGCGAGTGGCTCGCCGAGGGGCGCATCCACCTCTCGGAGCTGCCCGAACGCGAGCACATCGTGCACACCCCGGCGTCGGTCACCCGCCGTCAGCGCACCTTCGGGTACACCGAAGAAGAGGTCCGCATCCTGTTGACGCCGATGGCGAAGACCGGCGCGGAGCCCCTGGGTGCCATGGGAAGCGACACGCCGATCGCCGTCCTGTCCGAGCGCCCGCGCCTCCTGTTCGACTACTTCACGCAGCAGTTCGCCCAGGTGACGAACCCTCCGCTCGACTCCATCCGCGAGTCGGTGGTCACGTCGCTCAAGCTGGGTCTCGGTCCCGAGCGCAACCTGCTCGCCGCGACCCCCGAGCACGCCCGCCAGGTGATCCTGGACTTCCCCGTCATCGACAACGACGAGCTCGCCAAGATCCAGCACATCGACCCGAGCCCCGGCTCCCGCAAGACGTCGACCATCCGCGGGCTGTACCGCGCCGACAAGGGCCCGCGGGCACTCGAGAAGCGCATCGCCGCCATGTGCAACGAGGTGGACGACGCGATCGAGGCCGGTGCGGAGTTCATCGTCCTCTCCGACCGCGACTCGAACGCCGACTTCGCCCCGGTGCCGTCGCTGCTCATGATCGCCGCGGTGCACCACCACCTGATCCGCACCGAGAACCGCATGAAGGTCGGCCTGATCGTCGAGGCCGGTGACGTGCGCGAGGTGCACCACGTGGCCACGCTGATCGGCTACGGCGCGTCCGCGGTCAACCCGTACCTCGCGATGGAGACCTGCGAGAACCTCGTGAGGGCCGGGATGATCACCGGGCTGAGCCCCGAGGACGCCGTGCACAACTTGATCAAGGCTCTCGGCAAGGGCGTGCTCAAGATCATGTCGAAGATGGGCATCTCGACGGTGTCGAGCTACGCCGCGGCGCAGGCGTTCGAGGCCGTGGGCCTCAGCCAGGAGTTCGTCGACACGTACTTCACCGGTACCTCGTCGATGCTCGGAGGCGTGGGGATCGACGTCATCGCGGCCGAGAACAAGCAGCGACACACGAGCGCTTACCCCAGCGACGGCTCCGTCATCGCGCACGAGCGGCTGGCCACGGGCGGCGAGTACCAGTGGCGCCGCGAGGGTCCCCGGCACCTCTTCAACCCCGACACCGTGTTCCGGCTGCAGCACGCCACGCGCACCCGCCGCTACGACATCTTCCGCGAGTACACCAAGCTCGTCGACGACCAGGCCGAGCAGCTGATGACGCTGCGCGGGCTGTTCCGGCTCAAGCACGGCGTCCGCCCGGCCGTCCCGCTCGACGAGGTCGAGCCCATCGAGTCGATCGTGAAGCGGTTCTCGACGGGGGCGATGAGCTACGGCTCGATCTCGCAGGAGGCGCACGAGACCCTCGCCATCGCGATGAACCGCCTCGGCGGCAAATCCAACACCGGCGAGGGCGGAGAGGACGTCGACCGCCTCCTCGACCCCGAGCGCCGCAGCGCCGTGAAACAGGTGGCCTCCGGGCGCTTCGGGGTCACCAGCATGTACCTCACGCACGCCACCGACATCCAGCTCAAGATGGCCCAGGGCGCCAAGCCGGGCGAGGGCGGTCAGCTCCCGCCGACGAAGGTCTACCCCTGGGTGGCACGAACGCGTCACGCGACGGCCGGCGTCGGTCTCATCTCGCCGCCGCCGCACCACGACATCTACTCGATCGAGGACCTCAAGCAGCTGATCTTCGACGTCAAGCGCGCCAACCCCAAGGCCCGCGTCCACGTCAAGCTCGTGAGCCAGTCCGGCATCGGCGCGGTCGCGGCAGGGGTCACGAAGGCCCTGGCCGACGTCGTGCTCGTGTCCGGCCACGACGGGGGCACCGGCGCGAGCCCGTTGAACTCGCTCAAGCACGCGGGCACGCCCTGGGAGATCGGCCTCGCCGAGACCCAGCAGACCCTCATGCTGAACGGGATGCGCGAGCGTGTCGTCGTCCAGGTCGACGGTCAGATGAAGACCGGCCGCGACGTCCTCATCGCCGCCCTGCTCGGCGGCGAGGAGTTCGGCTTCGCCACGGCGCCGTTGATCGTCGAGGGCTGCATCATGATGAGGGTCTGCCACCTCGACACCTGCCCGGTCGGTGTGGCGACCCAGAACCCCGAGCTCCGTGCCCGCTTCTCCGGCAAGCCGGAGTTCGTCGTCAACTTCTTCGAGTTCCTCGCACAGGAGGTGCGCGAGTACCTCGCCGCGCTGGGCTTCCGCAGTCTCGACGAGGCCATCGGCCGGACGGACGTCCTCGACGTCGACCGCGCCGTCGACCACTGGAAGGCCTCGGGTCTCGACCTCGCCCCGGTGCTGGTCGGTCCGACGTTCTCCGACGACGAGCCCCGACGCAACCGCACCTCGCAGGACCACGGCCTCGACGAGCACTTCGACGTGCAGCTGATCGAGCGCAGTGCCGACGTGCTGGAGAACGGTGGGCACGTCGAGATCACGCTCCCGATCCGCAACACCGAGCGGGCGGTCGGCACCATGCTCGGGCACGAGGTCACCCTGCGACACGGTGAGCACGGCCTGCCCGACGGCAGCATCGAGATCAACCTCAGTGGTTCGGCCGGTCAGTCGCTCGGTGCGTTCCTGCCCGCCGGCATCACCCTGCGCCTCGAGGGCGACAGCAACGACTACGTGGGCAAGGGCCTCTCCGGCGGCAACGTCGTGGTGCGTCCGCCCCGCGGCAGCGCCTTCGCCGCCGAGGAGAACGTCATCGCCGGCAACGTCATCGGCTACGGCGCGACCCAGGGCAGCATGTTCCTGCGGGGCATCGTGGGGGAGCGCTTCCTGGTCCGCAACTCGGGGGCCAGCGCGGTCGCGGAGGGCGTGGGCGACCACGCGCTCGAGTACATGACGGGCGGTCTCGCCGTCATCCTCGGCGACACGGGCCGCAACCTCGGAGCAGGCATGTCCGGAGGGACGGCCTACGTGCACCGGCTCAAGCCCGAACGGGTCAACGCCGAGGCGCTCGCTTCGGGTGAACTCGAACTCCACCCCCTCGGCAGCGCCGACGTCGAGATCCTGACCGACCTGTTGCGCCGGCACCTCGCCGAGACCGGGTCACCCGTGGCGGAGCACATGCTCGACGACCTCGACGCCACGGTGGCCGAGTTCGTGAAGGTGCTGCCCCGCGACTACGCCGCCGTCCTCGCCACCCGGCAGACGGCCGTCGACGAGGGTCTCGACCCCGATGGCGACGAAGCATGGAAGAGAATCCTGGAGGTGACCGGTGGCTGA